From the genome of Uranotaenia lowii strain MFRU-FL chromosome 1, ASM2978415v1, whole genome shotgun sequence, one region includes:
- the LOC129738817 gene encoding uncharacterized protein LOC129738817, with protein sequence MGRNPRTEPKVQIRGDDLQLRQSLHKQRPYHTVQPIVRTVKNNHTTTRTPLCLLDLNPSTGGLQLVWRKPTVKLGKSQEAPSRQRSSSHHTQAAVNAGWSDSTPHPGNRQHLVVRKSEGSA encoded by the exons ATGGGGCGGAATCCCAGGACGGAGCCGAAAGTTCAGATCCGGGGCGATGACCTACAGCTACGACAATCACTCCACAAACAACGTCCATATCATACGGTTCAACCGATAGTGCGTACAGTGAAAAATAATCACACTACAACCAG GACCCCTTTATGTTTGTTGGATTTAAACCCTTCCACTGGAGGACTGCAGCTAGTCTGGAGAAAGCCAACAGTTAAGCTAGGCAAATCCCAAGAGGCCCCGTCACGACAGCGTAGCAGTTCCCACCACACCCAGGCAGCCGTCAACGCCGGGTGGTCCGACAGTACACCACATCCAGGTAACCGTCAACACCTGGTGGTCCGGAAATCGGAAGGGTCAGCCTAA